AGATGATGAATGTAAGTGATTGAGAGTGTTGCTGGCTTGCTTCGAGTTGTGCTCTTTAGTTGGACTTTTCTGCTCTCGCGAAGTAACGTCTCGGCAGATAATAAGGGCAATAAACAGCTTGAAAGAGGCTGTTGAGTCATTTACCGCTCTGCAGGTGTGTCACAAGCTGAAACGGTGAAGTTTCACATTTATCAGTTAAACTTTGCAGACACTTGGCGCCACTAATGTGGCAAATTGCCCAGTGCACCATTAAACAAGCATAAATACATTTGCTCTGTTGCAATCTTTAGACACACACTTTTAATTTTCcaaataatgtaatttttattatgGCATGGCATTACATATCATCAGAGCACTTCTGAAAACCCAGGCTTGCTGGCACAGCAGTCAATAATCCAGACAACTGAGAAATGACGCATTGAAAGTGACATTTATTCAACACTAAATGTTTTCTGTACAATTTCATATCAATAAAACCTCAAGGTTGCAGCTCTACATCACATAGAAATAAGCATAATGGGTGTGTATCAAAGCCACGGCAGAAGTTTGAAGTTAACTGATAAGGCAAACAGTTCAGTTTGCAGGACCAGACTAAAATCCGTATGAACTCCTTCCCTTGACAACAATGGTTAGATTATCCTGACTATAATGAAATGCCTCCAGattataaaacagaaacaaacatgcatCATTCATTCCTTGTTTTACATGTCTGGAACCTAAAATGATGGGAACATCCTCTTGGGTTTAATTGGTTATGTTTCTAAAAGTGCACCTGCATACAACATTCCTTGATATAGAGAATAACTAACATCTTACACCTTATGAAGAAAGATAAAACAGATTTCCCTTCCCTAGCTGTGAATTAAATCTTAAGACAAAAACCCACCTGAAAATGGAATTTGAGTTCTTTTTATGCTCTTAGATAATTCGATCCAAATGTGAGAGGCGCGAGATCATAAACAGCTGAAATCCAGACAGAGCTTGAATGAGACGCCGACTCCACTGACTCACTGAAGAGTCAGCCCGTTACATCTAAATGAGCTTTTTAAAAGGACATGAACCAGTAAACGGAGCATAAACAAATCATCTTGGTTGTCATCACTGTCCACCGAGCTACAGGGGTTTGTCACTTGACATTTGTGGCCATCTGGTTTCAGGGCTTATTCATGTTTAAGAACTCAAGCTTGATCATCTGAGATCATATTTTGTGACCTCAATTCAATTTCCAGGGTGGATAGTTTGACCCGATTTCatgcacaacaaaacatttaaacttcTGACACATGGGCGTAATTTTGCTTTGCCGTTTCAATTGCAAGCATGTTATGTTTCATGATGACAATGCCCTCAATGAACAGTTTCTAACGACTTAAAAAGCAGCAGGCAACACTGCCCCCTcctgtcttaaaaaaaaaaagaaaaaaaaagaggataCTTAAAGCCAACAGGAGAGTGAAATTTGTGGTAATGTGTATATCAGCATTTACAGCCTAATGAAATCTTGCTTTTTAAGTGTATGTGGTATCTACAAACAGCCTCTAAGAGTCACAATAAAACTATGAAGTGAGATTAGTGCAGATTACAAAGTGTGTCGCATGCTATGGCAAGTCTACAGAGTGTTGTATTAATGGCTTCACGTGTCACCAACATGATACTCTCCCTATTTATTGACCTTTAGGGCAGATGCATGCTCGTATGCTACCATCAAATTATATAAGGCATTACTTTACATTACAGACAGATGTAAATAGCACTTAACATTCGCCACTAATGAGTACATTGAGGGACTATTACTGTTAACCATTTCCCATTATTAaagtttcaaaaacaaaatataacaagtGATATAATTCCTGAATATTTTCATTGAGGGTTGTCTTCATCTATTACTCCTCTGGCCGATttctggtggaaatgtcttcGCTTGAAATTTTGAAACTCTTCACAGGAGTTGCCGCTTGTGTTGGTCATGTCCACTTCTTCCACATCCAACATCCTGAATGTTAAGTTAAGGGAAGATGTACAACATCAAATCTATAAATGGACCTTGTCTTCAAAAGTATTGGTTTAATAATCAAGGATGTGTGAGGTCTCAGTTATTACCGTGCATGTAAACATAACTAGTGgcaaacaacaaacactttaaatttAGGACTTTTCCTGTCAAAAATGGCTAAAATAGTTTAACTTAACActttaaataattttctgttaTAAAAACCGTGTAAAAGCAAAAAACAGACCAACAAACTGATCAGTTTGCTCCCTCAACTTCACAATGGATCACGTTTGTTATCAGTGACATCGTATTAATGTTAAGCTGTTTAACCTCCAAGGCAGAATTATACAGAGGCATGCTGCTTGTTATGTAGCACGAAGGGCAGGGGGAACAGCTAACTCCACGAAGCAGCAGAGCCAGAGATGTTGTCCGATAAGCTCCCTctgagccacaaaaggctttacaCAAGTTTTCCCCCACATATGCAGAAGTAAACAGCCTCTGATGTGTAAAATCGGTGTCGTTCCACTTTAAATGGTGCAGATGGCTCATTAGGGGACAGGTATGGTGTTAAATCTCTATCAGCTGATAAACAGCAACAGATAGAGGAGATGCTGTGATGCTGCACAGAGCCGTCAATTCAAGTCAGCCTAAAGCCCTGTGTAATGGGCCAATCAGGAATATGTTTGACACAAAGAGTTGCCAAACAGTGATGGTGACCCTGACTGGTTTATTTACTAAAGAACATTTTAATGGTCATTCGACACGTACTAGGTAGGTAATGCCAAATATTTCTttatacatttctttattttttacagaGTAAGCTGTAACTGCAGGcctgtgtgcatgtaaacatctCTAATGACAAACACAGCTTCCATGATGAGTGTGACCAGATGAACACACCTTACCCCTAATAGATGAAGAGTACCCTTGTTCGGGGGAGGGTGGCATAGGTGGGATCAGCCAGTTTACGCACTCTGGAGTAGTTAACAAAGCCTCTGATGAACAGCATGAAGCCTGAAGGGCAAAGAAAAGACACGTAATGCAGTAAGTTAGAATCATACAATGCAAGATCATTGAAATTGTGGGAAAATAACTATTTAAAATGCTATTTGTTTATAAAGTAATGTATCTCACTTACCCAGGGCCAGGAACACCCACCACAACCAGTACTGCCCATCAAAGTAACCAGGGAAGTAGGTAGAAAACTGGAAGAAATATAACATAGTCCCTGTTAGACTGATTCTGATCCCACAAATGTCAGTTTTAGTCTTCCTGTAGAGAAACACAATGAACTAGTAATCCTACACCTTCACTGCTAGTGGCGAATATTCACTAAATGGCTCTTACCCTGACAATAAGAACCCATTTGATGAGGGACAGGCCGAAGCCAGAGATGGCTCCGTATCGGCCGGCTGCTGATGTCGTCAAACAGAACGACAAGAAGAAGCCGATCCAGTTGAAGAGGAATGCCACtggtgacaaaaaaaacaaacatacaaaacattaaCCCATAAATTGTTGATGCTGATCAAACTGGCTGGCACACATTCTCCTCCTCAATCTTTTGCCAGAAAACTTTTGTGAGTGTACTGGCATTTGCACCCAGTGCAGTATTTAAAAGCCTTTGATAATATGCCAAATTCACTTTAAAAATAGTATACCAGAGCCCTTATTTGAGAGCAACtacacaacaaatgttaaatgaaGCGAGAGTGCACATTTTCCATCTTCAGTGACCAGAtttacacatgtatacacatgACTAATAACCATATGGTTACAAGCCAGCTCTGTGCAAGTGAAACTGAAAGTCAGTTTACTcttttagaaagaaaaacaaaacaaaaaaaaaaaaactgtccacAAGTCAACCGCTGAAATGCTCAACGAGTTCTTACTGAAGAAAGTGAGCATGAAGATGCCATCATTTCCTATTCGCAGCTGATCAGCATCTTCAAAGTCATCCCTGGCCACAAAGTCGTCCTCCTGCACAGATACATTTCAATaacatttagtttattttgatgCTTTGTTTGAAAACTCAGTGTGTTAGTACATGACAAGGCAATTAGTAATTACGAATATTTCAAAATTAGATCAATCTACCGTGATTCTTCCAGTGACCAGGGGAATGGCTGCctcttctttgtttctctcagcTTCATCATAGGAGGGCAGAGTGGTGGCAACACTGTAGGATGGAGGGTTGGGAAATCTTCCTCCATCTTCCTTGTATTCAAAGAAAGCTGTGGAGGTGACAAGCACGTGACTAGTCATTCTCAAAATAAACTcttctaaataataataataataataataataataataataataataataaataaactccTGAGCATGGCTGacatataaaaaattatttgtcaTCAGGCTGGGCTACACTACTGTCACTGCATTTGTAAAGTTGTTTTATCTTAGTGGAAACGATAGGGTGACAAGGTGAAAATGTCAACGACTGACCAAGTaacatgaatattaatgttATTTCTTGAAGTTAAATGGCATGTGCAATGTTAACAGTGATGTTTGACCCATTTCATTAGAGTTTGGACTCATTTAGTGTAccatttttacagttttcattaCCCTCACTATAAAGCTGGACTTTTGCTGTGTTCCATTTGACAAGGAAAATCAGAATTTCCAAATTCCCAGTCGGATATTTCAACAGCCatgttatgtgtttctatgTGCAAAGTACAGAGTAATGCATTGTTATCAACTGGTTTTGCTAGCAATGGCTAGAGGCGTCCATCTTTTGTTTCAGACTCAAATCTGTTCTTGTACTGGAATACAGTCCAGAGGTAACTGCAGCATAAGTAacaatatcttttttttcttacaaatTTCAGCTTTGTGCAAAAGAGTAGCAAATGATAAAAGATGTGTTGGACTGAATTTACTTCCTCCTAAGAAAATCTATCATTTATAactgtggcagatatttacagacagaaaaaaacaccactttGATCTTCTTTGAATACACTATTATATGGCATCTAcactaacagacagacacagataaaTAGACAGTCATAAATAATTGAAAGCAATTTTCTGAACGAGTGTTGggaagggggggtggggggtaaaCAGAAGGAAGAAAGACATTAGTAGCATGTGCGTCTATTACTCTTTATGTTCTATCCAATACAAGAAAAGACTTATCTGGGTCATTTGGCAGCTATCCAGAATGCTTCTTTGTGTTGTCCGAACACAAACAACACTGGACAGATCAATGGACTCGCCCAGGAAGAGCTCATGGCTACACACACTTATGCAATGCGTTGACCTATGCCCTCTTAAGAAGGGAGATTAGAAGCATCAGACCTTTCTAAAAGGCCCTGCACACAGCCCTTTACATTATTCATCCTAAGGCCAAAAGTGTAGGACAAATTAGAGTAGAGGATTGACAGAACTATGTACACATATTCAAGTACTGTAGTAAGTACTTGAATAAGTACTTCATTTTGTGAGATTTCAGTGGGAAATATTCCTCTTAACCTTCTTTTGAATATTTCTCTGATGGCTGTGGTCACTTTTACTTTTCAACGTGTTTTAAATGCATTGCATAGCTTTCAGAGATGTTCATACTTTGCAAGAATAATGTGGCACTGTGGAAAGAATTGTTCGGCACAGCGATCACTTTCGCTTCTTAGGCACAATTCACTCCACTTGTACACTTCACACTGCTTTTGGATGCAGGACGTTTCTACTTGTTTCTACATAATAGATATAAGTTTACATTGACCCGTCTTTGCTCAACTTTGTTTTTTAGCTGTATGTCTATTTCCATCTACCTATAAATTGTTCTTGGAAGTGTGAGTACATTGAGAGCAATGAAAAATTAGACTGAAACTCCTTTAATATGTACACATACTTGGCCAATAAAGCCGATTCGGATGTTACTTTTAAGTGAGAATTTGTATGTAGTGGCACTGAAATTTGTAGATTTAAATAGTTCTTCCACttctaaggccccatccacactactgcgttttcgttttaaaatggagaccttttgctagGTTTGCACATctggtccagactaaaatggcgaaaacgaagacctgaaacggagaagtttgaaaatgctgccaACCCCGTTTTTTCGTTTTGAATCTCCGGAGAGCGTTTTATTGAAGACaggcaaaaacagaggactttagaaacaatgatgCAGACACTCACTTTTGGCTCTttgattgggtctcataagtcatgctACTCAGAGTTTTTGACAGggtatttttgttaaaatattttgtactgtgcacatAACACAGCCTACACTGTGtatgtcgccgtatttactttgcaaagactcccagtctgttttctacCACTAAAGCCGCTTTTAATGCCCGTGTTAcgttcagtaacagtcccagctcgttattggtccatgcaaaataaaatctggtgtggttcttcgtctgtaatactttattctttcgccaaatcttctgtaactacggaatagaccatctgcttcatgtttacactggcacacgcatgcccagtgtacgtgaacggccactagatatgcgttttcagtcgttttagtatagatggagatcaactctgacaagcagctaaaacactggtgtggagGGAGAACATATTCGATTtcgagtctttgtttttaacctaaaatggagtagtgtagatggggcctAAGTTGTGCTTGTTATCTGACAGTATTTGATGGGAGATGTGAAGGTTGCTAACCTGCATTTGCTGCAGCAATGCTGCTGTAGGGGGGTGGTGCGTCCTGGGCAGGACCCTCCTGGGATGACTGGGCGGGCTCCTCCTCATTCACCAGctgagaaaatgtaaatgaatgacATCACAACTTATACTTAAATTACACCTTTTAGGAAAACCACCAAGTAGCCCTAGGCAATATGACAATATTTATATGTCATGAGATAATAGATATTTGTCAACCGCATGGTAGCCATCCCAGCAGGATTTCTGGTTGAATTAGGCCATTATTAAGACGATATTGTAAATTATTGAGATGGACAGATTTATGGAAATACTGAATGTACAggttgtatttttttacatcTGCCAGACAATACTAGACTAATTTTGTTCCACTAATCTCATTTTTTAACTACAGCAATGTGACATTACAAGATGATaactaaaaaagtaaaataaaatggtgCCGACTCGTTAAAGAGTAACAGTGAAGTAGCATTGATGTCGCACTTGTGTAATGTACTGTGCAACAAGTGGTCATGATAGATTTGTCTGCAACCAAACATTTCTCCAAATGCGAAAGGTTAGCTGCACACTGTTTCTATCAGTGATAACTCAGTCAAATCTGATACACAGTCAAAActacacagaaacaaaaaaataatatataaactgTGCACTCGTGACTTCACGCAGCATCTGCATATGTCGATAAATTAGCAGGTTGCACCTTCACTTTAGTATTTCGATGCTGTTCTGTCTCTGGAGCTGAAGTTAGTGACAGGCTGGGCTGGCCACTGATCCAGGACCGTAAGGTAGTGTGAGGATTTTGGTCAAAGGCTAGACAAAGTGAAACTAATACAGCGTCCCTGTTCAGGCCAGGCCAGTACTTGCTAACATTACGAGTGACTAACTAGCTGCTAAATGAAAATGGGTCACACAGGCTAATGCTTTGATTTATATGTGACGAGAGTATGATCattaatttaagtttatttCAGTGTCAGAAAGTAGGTTTGATGCACCTTAATCTTATTCACAAACTCAGGCCCCCGCCCGCAAACAAATTACGGCTGAGCTCGTTGTTTTCCTCTCAGTGACAGGCTAACGTAAGCTGACTGGGCAGAAGCTAATGCTAACTGTTAGCTACAGCTTAGCGTGCCCGCAAACTGTTACATACCTCTTGATATCTGACGTTGCTGTTTTGTTCTGCCATCGCGGAAGGAGCGAAATATTTAAAAAGCCGCTTTCCACTTCAGCTGTGAAGATGTGTTAAGTAAAATGAATCTCGCCAGGCAAGTTGTAAAGGTAACGCTGCCTCCTAGTCGGCCATCTCCTTCCTTGACGCCCTGTCTGTATCAGGCTCCGGTGCTGCCTTGAAGCGCTGTCGGAATATTTGAGCATGCGTTTATGACCTACTACAAAATAGTCCGTTGAAAgtaaaaatagataaatactATTTACAGAATACTTATCAATAGTTAAAGTACTCATTATACAGAATAGCACATTCCACAGCGTTATGTTACGGTGTTGTTTATTACCAATAATGAGTAatagtgttttaatgttgtacCTTGTCAAAGTGTAGGCAATGACTTTATATAATTGGGTAATTTATCATTTCCAATGCATCGTATTTCATAAAATGATCATaaggtttgtttttaaaatcttaaattgCAACGTCACCACCaactatagctgtcagataaatgtagtggagtgaaatagctaaaaacaa
This genomic window from Micropterus dolomieu isolate WLL.071019.BEF.003 ecotype Adirondacks unplaced genomic scaffold, ASM2129224v1 contig_474, whole genome shotgun sequence contains:
- the LOC123964080 gene encoding NEDD4 family-interacting protein 1-like, coding for MAEQNSNVRYQELVNEEEPAQSSQEGPAQDAPPPYSSIAAANAAFFEYKEDGGRFPNPPSYSVATTLPSYDEAERNKEEAAIPLVTGRITEDDFVARDDFEDADQLRIGNDGIFMLTFFMAFLFNWIGFFLSFCLTTSAAGRYGAISGFGLSLIKWVLIVRFSTYFPGYFDGQYWLWWVFLALGFMLFIRGFVNYSRVRKLADPTYATLPRTRVLFIY